ccaggaaagaaaaaaaatgcatcGTATACTAAATTTTAGCATACTTGAGTATACTTTAAGATTTAGTAATCATCGGTATACTTCAAGTTATTGCATGATTAGTTAATTTGAAGTGTGCTATTTTGGAACAACTAAATTTGTATTTAATATATTTTAGTAAAAATGAAATTGTACTTCATAGCACAATTTAGAGTGTATTAGGTGTACTTTTATATACTAAAGTGGAacaacttatagtatacttagtACACTAAGTATATGGCTATGTGCatatacttaaagtatactagaaGTTGATCCACTTTAGTATATAAAAGTACACTTAATACACTAAATTGTGCTTAAGTACAATTTAATTACAGCTTCAAGTATACTTAATACACTAAGTATATGGCTATGTGCATATAGTTGAAGTGTACTAAGTATACTTGAAGTTGTTCCACTTTAGCATGTACAAGTGCACTTAATATACTTTAAATTGTGCTTTAGTACAATTTAATTACAACTTAAATATATTAAGTACAAAATAAGTTGTTCCAAAATAGCACACTTCAAATTAACTTATCATTCaataacttgaagtatactgatGATTAATCACTCTTCAAGTATACTTAAGTATGCTAAGAtttagtatacttagtatatttttttttatataaactttagatcaaatgattcctctgaactctgttgattggtcagcactgctcagtgacagtttgacttcatatcaagttcccacagttctttaatgtggcctctctccccaaaccagtagatagtaaaaccacaggagttcaccagtcaaatggtcaactgtcctttgtgtgggcaacttcaaacaagtatttgattaaccctcgtgctgccttcgggtcacatgacccaaaggttcataacgaaccatcgttgtgtttacccaattttacccaatacaaaaacaaattaaaataattttcttttaacctttgcaatgtagggggtctgagacagcctagctgttaaaagaaaatgcttcactttgtctttgtatgcggtaaatttgtcgcaatacgacggtgggtcacaatgactgatgggtcagaatgacccgaagataacacaagggttaatcccacccaatgcaacaggaagggtcagagcagcagatcacaataacaatacagttgaatccacattgtctccagaccagctgtctcatcctccccaggtgtcataaactgcaaatggcatctctaccaaatggagttgactcttcttaatcaactttagacttccgttaaaacacattcctcatatatgaaacacacacattataactgtattccaaaatttccacgacaacacatagatatatgaatccttcaaTGCACATTCATGCAGAGTATAAGACAAATAACACTTACCCTCAACGAAGAGCCTGTAAATTCATAATGGGAATCATGCAGAGtataagaaaaaaaacacttacCATCAACgatggagagggtgtaaatTCATGAATGGAGTTTTGAACAGCAGAACACCATAAACATTGAACAAGGCCAGGAACGTGGCATGAACATTGATCAAGGCCAGGAACGTGGCATGAACATTGACCAAGAGTCATGTCTTGGTCCTAAGAACTGATATGCAAAGAGACCTCGGCGTGCTGGTCTCTTATTCCTGGGAGATGAAGATGCACCTGAAAACAGGGTAGCAGATAGTGACAAAGCAGAGATGAAAAGATGTACAACATGCTGTCAAGTAGCTGTTCAAAAGCATAGTGCTTTAAATGTGTCCTCagtcacacaaaaaaaatacacaaaaaggCCCACAAAAGAACATTCACTTACAGCCCTGCTTGACCATCTTGGAGGGGGAGATGTCCAGCATGGCTTGCTCCAGGTCTTCATCTtcatccatgtctgtggtgcAAACAGGAAAGAAACATAAGAATGTTTTCCTTTCACTGTACAATTGTTACATTTATATCCCATCTGTTACATGCTTCAAATGAAAGTTAACCATGATCACTAAATGACTTAGTATATTTAATTAATACTGATGACCTACCCACGGCTTGGCTGGAGGCGAGCAGAGGCGAGGACATGGATGCCTCCTGGGTCTTCTTCGTCAGGTACCGCttcagtttgtccatgctaGTTCCTGGAGTGGTGGTCTGGGACAGAACGAATGCTGCAAAGCCATCTGCCCGACCCTCCCAGACGTCACCCCAGGTCCTTGTCGGCATGCGGCCAAAGCCAACCTGTTGATCCTCCTCCACTGAGCTGACAGCCACCGTCCTCCTGGCCTCGTACTGCAGCACTGCCTTGATTTCCTTGAAGGAAGTGGCATATCCAACAAAAGACCGCAGGCTGTCTTTGCTGGGCCCATCCAGAGGGACGCCAGCTGTTTGCTCCTTTTCAAAATGTTTAATGAGGTACAGAGTGTACCCCACATCATTCTCAAGGAGCCATCTGAACAATTTCCCCTTATACTTTCCAAACTGTAAAATATACTCCCCCAACACCTCCGTTTGGTCAGACACATCCCCCCCTCTGTCACGGACCAAAGTGCGCGCCCTTGCCCTCATCTGTTCCTCCTTTATGGGTGCTGACTTGTccttcagagagacagaggggtccTTCCAACGCTTGGCTTCCTCAGTTGCATCTTGGAGAAGGTAGCCATGTGACCCCTTCCAAAAGACCACCACCACTCTCCCGGGATAAAAGGTAAAGACTTGCTTAGTTTTTAAAAGAAGAAATAAGAAAATAACACATTCAATAATTACAGCAGATTACATTTCAAGAGGGGGTGGTAGCCAGAGTATTTTCAAACAACACTGTCCTAGATCTGTATCTATTCAGTGACTGTGCCTACTTGAGATGAGTGTGCCTCATCTcaactccacccctccccctaaaTGTCCTTTGTCTTGGAATGTGGATTAGCTACGAACAGCTCTCTTCTAACATGACTTTTATTCATGATTCACTGTTAATTTTACATAACATGCTGGCCAACCACTGTCGGTATATTGTTAGTAGCTAACGTTACTGAATAACTGGGAAGTTAGTACCAACATAACGTTGCATTAGCGGctactgtacatacagtacattgtttcaTTCATTCGTACTGTTAGACTGAGAAGTCATACCTTGCTCAATGTTGAGTTTTCACAAAGCAGAGATGAGTAAAATAACATGTTAATTCATGATTTAGATAGCTATCTTAATATATATCCAGATCTGAGGATATCTTACCTCAGTGCAGATCGACGTGTAGTTGTTCTCTCCCAAAAAATCTGATTTGAGACGCTTCTCTTTATCGCATAAGAAAACCGCGAAACAGCGCCCCCCAAATCCCCATAGTGGCCACAAATGGTAGTATTCGATATGGTTAAGACTAGCCATAGAGAATGAATGGGAAAAGTTAAGGAAGTTAAGACTATTCGTAGCAGACTGCCGCGCTAAGCAATAGTATGAACCTGCAGAGCCGGAGGCCCCGGAGGCCCCGGAGagccggagagctgcagtttcaggaccacAGTTTCAGGACCACAGTTCTAGGACCCTGACAGCGCCACCTAACGATATTTGAATGGTTTGCGAAGATATTCGAATTGTTTGGTTTGTTTGGTTTGCGAAGATATTTGAAACAACGATGTCACGAGAGGCAAGAAACAACGATGTCACTTTGAATGGTTTGCGAAGATTGGTTTGCAAAGATTGGTTTGCGAGAGGCAAGAAACAACGATGTCACAAGATCGCAACAAGATATTTGAATGGTTTGCGAAGATATGAAAATATGTTCGAATAATAAATATTGGATAATTAAAGAAATTAAAATCACATAAAATTAGAAAACAAATGTACATATTTCATAGATTTCAAGATCCAGTGTAATTTGATAAAATGAAGTAAGCAAATTAAATAACATAAAATAGTCTAAAGAAAAGGTGGAAAATATATCAATGTGTACAGGTGTGATGCCTGGAGTGACTTTAAAACGTTTTCTGGGACTACAGAGAACCAATGTACACCCTGCAACATGAGCCTTAAGGATTGGGGCTCATTTGCAGATAGGCTACTCTTTGCTTTGATGGGCTTAACTTCACTAAAGTTCCAAAGTCAACAAAGCATTATGTCCTGAGAACATCAGTAATAACAAGCTCCTGGAGACCTAATACAAACAACTGGCCCTGTCTTCTGTGAACTGTTCAACTGGTCCTTGGAGGAACACACAGTTCTAGCTCTGTGGGAGACCTCTGCCATCTGCCTTGTTCCAAAGAAGAGCAGACCCAAACTTCCCAATGACTTCCAACCTTTAGCTCTTACATCAGTGGTGATGAAGAGTTTTGAATGTCTGATACTTTTGTAACTACAAGAGACAGTCCAGAACCTGGCAGATCAACTCCAGTTTGCCTACATGAAGAGTAGAAGTCTAGATGATGCTGCCCTTACATTGCTGCATCATGTACACTCCTACTGGAAAAACTACaaggcttgtgtttgtggaatATCTCTAGTGCCTTTAACAGAATGTAACCACATCTGTTGGGAATACAACTACTAAACATGAGTAAATCCTTGATTCATACTGCAGATAATTAaattcctaacacacacacagggttctgtCTTCTCCCCAGGTCAAAATACTTATTCAATGTACATATTCTctgattcatttcattattttatacTATGCTCTATTATACATAAATATCAAAAGTTATCTGACGAAATATAAGTAATCAGTTatactttattttatttcatgtcaTCATCACGTTTTCTTTGTGTGATGTGGGATGGATGGGGCTGCGGAGGATCCACAGCTTCCTTCtcttctgctgctggtggtgaacctctatggtggatggatgggctGCATGAGGGTGCTTCCTTTGGTTGACGTTGAAAACCACTCCAGTGTCTTGAAATGATTTCGACAGCAAAgttgaagttagctagctaacgttgtcCAATTCAAGACACCAGAATTGTTTTATACATAACCATATGCGATTCACATTTGCTACTTACACTCTGATTCTCGTCCATCTTGTTCTGAGCCGTAACCCTACAATATTTACTACTGCAGGAATATATTGATTATCTTGTTCCGGTCCATGTTTATCCAATACGCTACgtggcgctgtcagataaaacaagggtcctagaactgtggtcctgaaactgcagctctccggctCTCCGGGGTCTCAGGCTCTGCAGGTACCCCCTACTCGCGctaagacgggctcctttgaaacGCAAGGTCGTAGGATCAATTCCAGCCACAGTCGTCAAGCATGTCGTGATACAGGATTATCTGTTAAGCGAAGCCAGGTACGCTACAGTAGCTGTctggcagtataatcataatggtaacgataaagttaatcatcttcctaccacaatcaccttgacatgtcaaaatatgactgaattacagctgtttatacttgggtcaaatccgACCTCAAGCTCGAAATCAAGCTCGCCATGGGAGAAAGGGCttccttttttttataaagtaaccgaacacagcatttcccagcagcaagaatagctcactgggataagatggGCTCCTTTGAAACGCAAGGTCAAAGGATCGAATcaagccacagtcatcaagcaagtCTTGATAccggatcatctgtttagcgaagccaggtacaccacagtagctgtctagcagTATAATCACAATGGTAACGATAACGTTTCATTGTCAGGGGATTTATAGTCAAGAAGAAGCGGAttcattgtgctttgtagatataacgctgctacatctagccagtgcattTTGTCTCAAAATGACATATTTACCAAACGCTTATCGTTACAAAACTCGGTGTACGTCTTTTGCGCAACACCGTGAAGGTAATCGAAAGTTTCGGGGTAGCGCCACCGCGTTGCCGAAAAGTATAATGCGATTTTTAAAAAGCGAATGTTTTTTATTAAAAGTTTGGCTTTGCTTCTTTAGCTACTGAATTTCCATATTgaatgctgcttggccccttcattgctgcttgcagctatatttaggattcctccgtcaggaggaaccctattgtaattgttggtattattattattattattgggtgtgctttgccttcggcaagggcacaacctttgttctctcacatatatattattattattatttttattattctttttgcccccctaaaactcagtcaatatttggcctacatagacaacctaggtgtcaaaagtttcgtcttggtagcgattgagttgcttctattgggatttacgttctgttgcatggtttaagtggaaattaagttttttttGGCGAagagtgaagctaacggtggctaacttgctagccacagtcaatgacgctacttacgtcactaacgtcacgaaaactcgcgtgactacctctagcagaacattagtttagcagctcgttaacttctgggagatagctaagataactgctttactgcaaggcagctgcagaaacgccacaagcaaagagaccagggtgataactatttactaattttactttgtgatatgacacacaattgtgacgtgtaatgtacaatataagctgattttattaaggaagtatatctactttcggaaacagtagtctactatttcactgaagtattagcatcatgacattagcctctgttgcccgggcaacacatactacagtggtctatgatatctgttttcaatcgttaaaataaacattcctcacaaatacacaaatacgttgtaggatttattatgacattacattacaagtaaacgatttgtgggtgaaattatcattacctgtggtttcaaaccagtgttgctcactgaagcgctgtagcctacgcgagacactacaaaaacatctacacagctgtaggaagtcaaacggcgacagaacatgttcggcactccccttacttaaatcaaaagtctttcaataggtgaaactatctgactattaacctgaacttcattgccacagcctaaactttgtcaatctgttcataaaaataattaatttcagcctaaaccgtacaatgtaacgttaaatccaattcaaacaacgcaatcgctaccaagacgaacacagcagtagtctagtactgtactgtagtagtacaatttaccggggcagcttctccacacagggctatatcgcacttggcgttgttactgacaatgatcgctaccagtgagctttttatgaaagcgattttccactaaataaatgtcaagcttatttacgtttttgggggcatattttcagttagcagatggtactgtttgaatcgcgattccatcttataCTGCCGGTaaagtcgtagaataatcttcaaagggggttctttattcatgaatgaatgcaatatgagtaggctaaattccttaaaatatcacgagaagggaaaaacttaaaaggatgtttaagtcatagagattaggtcaatttttacaccggtctgacaaatttattcgttttgattcaacgatgaggctgcctcttgcaggtgaaataagacatctattttattctacacttcactcgtattttcagttgtaaatgagcagcaaaaaaaatgcttttaaatctatgtaatctttataaataataagtatgcatttttatataaagtatacagaaatatcagttgtaaaaatgtaattcaaaaacggacccctgtgcaaccgacgcaagcaagcacaccctaccatttccccagaaattgtaccctctctagttattcttgtaatttatctcatgaacacattggtaaaaagttttgaaatttggcatattgattCAACATGCCACAAATaccgcccaaacacagactggcccacatcagaacatagggggcgccacaggtcACGCCCTAATGTCCACTTTTCAGAGTGATGGCaattccaccccattgctccaattcttctgaaacttggtgtgcatgcctcatttgtaatgaggaacaaaaaagcctcaaggacccataaggtccaccatgatggattttcctgtacagtgataatttgggaaaaccttcacaattcctcttctcttgaaccaaagatcTAATTGACTTggaattttgtacagatatgtatcattgatgtatttaaaaacgttacttaagacagttgaatcaaatataaaatggctgaaaggggtgtatttatgtaaatgtccacattgcctcaatatgtttgtgtcactaaatcaaatgtcattttgaatgatgtttttttcaaacctaataggctttaaggtgacacccccctgaagtaccctgcaaagtttcaccttgatatgtgaaaatatgactgaattacagctgtttgagcttggaccaaatctgacaatgcttgccttattttattatccagttactgaacatggcaacgtccagatctgggaatggctcaattggatgagatgttgtgctAGTAAACGTAGGGTtataggttcaaaaccagtcaaagGCAATTCAGTTTCAAGACTAGAAACTGTACCAGTTTCTAGAAACTGTAccagtttctagtcttccggtcaatcctccggttgtaaaacatagcaatgagtgtttatttgagcccataacaacactccgatcatctgtttagcgagactgtgtaagccactgcaaaacaagacaggtttaccacagtagctagctacttggagtctatgcatggtagtgtcagattcacaaccgagttagctttaatgaagtatattgattgttcaggtggatctcTTGCCTGTTGCGCagattcatttcagtaacctaaacCAGGAcaaatcgccactgatgctaggcatgatttgaaatcccttccatgacaagttatggcaccccaaacaatCTTTTTAAAGCAGTacgagtaagctattctttacagcagcaacccagtcatcccgttgtcccatttttatgtcccatattcaaataggacgaaattacagctgtttgaactttaaccaaatctgacaatgcttgccattggagaaatgtcTTATTTCCTGATACAAAAACTGAACAATCAAATGTCTAAGTCTGCGAATGGCTTAGTAGGATGAGACGCAGTGCTGATGTGCGAAGGGTGGTGAGTTCTAATCCAGGCAAAGGtatgaacttttttttttttatgacagaAATTACAGTTTCAAGTGTTCGggttaatcccagtgtaactatctattatgtcaattttacaacattttgtcatgttgaaggaggaatccgccattgctgcttgcagctatatttaggattcctccgtaaggaggaaacctattgttagttttattaggattcctccgtaaggaggaaacctattgttattgttagttttattattattattaggattcctccgtaaggaagaaacgtattgttattgttagttttattattattgggtgtgctttgccttcggcaagggcacaacctttgttctctcacatatatattattattgggtgtgctttgccttcggcaagggcacaacctttgttatctcacatatatattattgggtgtgctcaagccttcggcgagagcacaacctttgttctctcacatatatattattattattattctttttgcccccctaaaactcagtcaatatttggcctacatagacaaagtaggtgtcaaaagtttcgtcttggtagcgattgagttgcttctattggaatttacgttccgttgcatggtttaggctgaagttaattttttgtggcgaaaagtgaagctaacggtggctaatttgctagccacagtcactgacgttactaacgtcactacgtcacgaaaacacgcgtgactacctttggcagaacattcgtttcgcatctgttaacttgggggatagctaggctaactatagctttactgcaaggcagctgcagaaacgccacaagcaaagaggactgggtgataactatttactcattttactttgtgatatgacacacaattgtgatgtgtaatgtacagtataagctgatattattaaggaagtacatctactttcggaaacagtagtctactatttcactgaagtattagcatcatgacattagcctgtgttgcccgggcaacacatactacagtggtctatgatgtagcgttatctgttttcaatcgttaaaataaacattcctcacatatacattttcgttgtaggatttattatgacattagattacaagtaaacgatttgtgagtgaaattatcattacctgtggtttcaatccagtgtatcactgcaacgctgtagcctacgcgagacactacaaaaacatctacacagctgtaggaagtcaaacggcgacagaacatgttcggcactccccttacttaaatcaaaagtctatctaactactaacctgaacttcattgccacagcctaaactttgtcaatctgttcatgaaaataattaatttcagcctaaaccgtacaacggaacgttaaatccaattcaaccaacgcaatcgctaccgagacgaacacagcagtagtctagtactgtaccgtagtagtacaatttaccggggcagcttctccacacagggctatatcgcattttgcgttgttactgacaatgatcgctaccagtgagctttttatgaatgagcaattttccactaaataaatgtcaagcttatttacgtttttgggggcatattttcagttagcagatggtactgtttgaatcgcgattccatcttctactgccggtaacgtcgtagaataatcttcaaagggggttctttattaatgaatgaatgcaatatgagtaggctaaatgcctgaaaatatcacgagaagggaaaacttaaaaggacgtttaagtcatagagattaggtcaatttttacaccggtctgccaaatttattcgttttgattcagctatgaggctgcctcttgcaggggaaatgagaagacatcatatttaattctacacttaactcgtattttcagttgtaaatgagcagcacaaaaaaaatgcttttaaatctatgtaatctttataaataataagtatgcattttaatataaaatatacagatatatcagttgt
The Osmerus eperlanus chromosome 17, fOsmEpe2.1, whole genome shotgun sequence DNA segment above includes these coding regions:
- the LOC134038100 gene encoding uncharacterized protein LOC134038100; translated protein: MRLLGLKDTLLNVLDSDGEEDDIENDRKKNEEVYAEMIQFLDDKSLSLIMRDATDNGRKALQILRDYYADALCRRKRKDNVKQAAEDEQGKENEYAFKMSDSQESGWNHRGLMVDTGATSHIVTDIGKFKKFDNTFQSEKHFIELADGTRANGVALRRGDAEVNLVNREGKRVKATLKNALFIPTYPQDIFSVKAATTNGASVKFKQGEDELIHESGTRFDIKEHNRLYYLQVFTFYPGRVVVVFWKGSHGYLLQDATEEAKRWKDPSVSLKDKSAPIKEEQMRARARTLVRDRGGDVSDQTEVLGEYILQFGKYKGKLFRWLLENDVGYTLYLIKHFEKEQTAGVPLDGPSKDSLRSFVGYATSFKEIKAVLQYEARRTVAVSSVEEDQQVGFGRMPTRTWGDVWEGRADGFAAFVLSQTTTPGTSMDKLKRYLTKKTQEASMSSPLLASSQAVDMDEDEDLEQAMLDISPSKMVKQGCASSSPRNKRPARRGLFAYQFLGPRHDSWSMFMPRSWP